The Bacteroides sp. AN502(2024) genome includes the window GAAGATATTCCAGTTGTATTTTCCGGCGTGTTCCCGGAAGGCATTGCGCAATCCGTTATTTGCAGAAACTCCTCCGGCCACAGCTATTTCGTTAATTTTATATTCTTTGGCAGCTTTCCGTAATTTATCCATCAGGATATCTACCACAGTAGCTTCCAATGATGCTGCAAGATCCATTTTATGGTGTTCTATAAAATCCGAATCATCTTTTAACCAGTCACGCAGGGAGTATAAAAAAGAAGTCTTCAATCCGCTGAAACTGTAATCCAGACCAGGGATATGTGGTTTGCTGAATGTGAAAGCTTTCGGATTTCCCTGACGGGCCAGCTTGTCAATGATCGGTCCGCCCGGATAACCGAGTCCCATCACCTTAGAACATTTATCAATTGCTTCACCTGCGGCATCGTCAATAGTCTGTCCTAGAATCTCCATATCATTGTAGGCTTTAACCAATATGATTTGCGAATTACCTCCAGATACCAGTAGGCAGAGAAACGGGAAAACTGGTTGTTTTTCTGCTTCTCCTTCGACTTTAATAAAATGAGCTAAAACATGTCCTGTCAGATGATTAACATCAATCATTGGAATACTTAAAGAACGAGCAAATCCTTTTGCAAAGGAGACTCCAACAAGCAAAGATCCCATTAATCCTGGTCCACGAGTGAAAGCTACTGCGCTTAACTCTTCTTTGGTGACACCGGCACGTTTTAGTGCTTCGTGCACTACCGGTACGATGTTTTGTTGGTGTGCCCGCGAAGCTAGTTCAGGTACTACTCCACCGTATGCTTCATGTACGGCTTGGCTTGATACCACATTTGACAGCAAATAACCATCCTTGATTACGGCTGCCGACGTATCGTCACAGGAAGATTCAATTCCTAATATTATTGCACTCATAAATATTTAAACTATTAAACGGTGCAAAAGTAATCATAAAACTACGATTCGTAACGAACTATTTTATATTTTTGTTCGCAAAATAAAAGTTATCGCATATCAGAACGCTGAAAAAGACTGTACGTTGGATAGTTGGTACTGTACTGGGAGTATATATCGGGACTATTGTTTTGCTGAATATACCAAACATTCAGCAAGCGATGAGTGTGTTTGTAGCTAAAGAACTTTCCGAAGTTTTAAACACAAAAGTAGTGATTGGTAGAATTAATATCGGTCTGTTGAACCGTGTAATTATTGATGATGTATTGCTTGATGATCTGAGTGGTCAGGAGATGCTTAAAGTCACACGTTTATCCGCCAAATTCGACATTATTCCCTTTTTAAAAGGAAAGATATCCATTAGCAGTGTCCAGCTTTTCGGATTTAATATCAATCTCAGAAAAGAGACTCCGGATTCTCCTTCTAATTTTAAGTTTGTTTTGGATGCTTTTGCTTCCAAAGATACCGTGAAGAAAGAACACTCTCTTGATTTACGTATTAATTCCATTCTGATTCGCCGTGGAAGGATGTCTTATCATGTGTTATCAGAAGAAGAAACATCAGGAAAATTTAATGCTAAACATATTCAACTTCAAAATATCATAGCCAATATATCCCTGAAGGCATTAAGTAAGGATTCCTTGAATTTGGGGATCAAACGGTTAAGTTTTGATGAGAAATCATCCGGTTTTTCTTTGAAAAAGATGAGTTTGAAACTGGTTGCCAATAATAAGCGGACAAACATTGATAATTTTACTATAGAATTGCCCGAAACCTATCTCAAACTTGACACCATTCATTTTGAGTATGATAGTTTGGAAGCTTTTGACCGTTTTACAGAACAAGTCCATTTCTCTTTCCGTACTTTACCTTCTCAAATTACTCTAAAAGATATTTCTCCTTTTTTTCCTATCCTCTCGCACTTTAAGGAACCGGTGACGCTAGACATGAAGGTAAAGGGTACTGTGGATCAGTTGACTTGTTCGCATCTGGAGATTACAGCCGATGACCGTCAGTTTCATCTACGAGGAGATGTGGCACTTCAGGACTTATCGTGTCCACAAGATGCGTATGTATATGGAGCCCTTTCCGAACTTTCGGCTAATACGCGCGGAGTCGGGTTTTTAGTGCGTAATTTGAGCCATAATTATAATGGGGTTCCTATTCTTCTCGAACGTTTGGGAAACATGAATTTTCAGGGAGAAATTTCGGGATACTTCACGGATATAGTTACTTATGGACGATTACAAACGAGTCTTGGAAATGTAAAGACCGACTTGAAATTGAGTTCCAATAAGGCAAAAGGATTGTTTGCATATTCCGGAGCTGTCAAAACAGTGGATTTTCAACTAGGTAAATTGTTAGATAATGAGGAGTTGGGAGAAATTACTTTCAATCTGGATGTACATGGCCGGCATATTGCTGATCAATTGCCTACCGTAGAATTGAAAGGACTGATTGCTTCAATAGATTATAGTAGATATAGATATGAAAATATCACACTGGACGGAGAATACAAACAGGGTGGATTTAATGGAAAGATAGCATTGGATGATCCTAATGGCTCCGTTTATTTGAATGGGAATGTAAATGTTGCATCCAAAGTTCCTACTTTTAATTTTCTTGCAGTAGTCAATAAAGTACGCCCACATGATTTGAATCTTACAACCAAATATCCCGATGCAGAGTTCTCTTTAAAACTGAAAGCCAATTTTACCGGTGGATCAGTGGATGAGATGATTGGAGAAATCAATGTGGATAGCTTGGAATTTACAGCTCCGGATAAAGTCTATTTCATGAAGAATATGAATATCCGGGCAACAAAACAAAATGGAGAAAATCAGCTTAGATTGACTTCCGAATTTCTGAAAGCGAGCATAGAGGGAAAATTCAAATATTACACATTACCTGCCAGTATTCTGAATATTATGCGGAAGTATGTACCGTCTTTGATATTACCTCCCAAGAAACCGATTGCAACCCATAATAACTTTTTGTTTAATATACATATATATAATACGGACATTCTATCTACGATATTTGATATACCGCTAACGGTGTATACCCATTCTACGTTGAAGGGATATTTTAATGATGCTTTACAGCGTTTGCGTGTAGAGGGATATTTTCCCCGTCTGCAATATAAAAACAATTTTATAGAGTCAGGCATGATTCTGTGCGAGAATCCGGCAGATCATATTCGTGCACTGGTTCGTTTGACTAATTTGAAAAAGAAAGGAGCTGTCAATCTATCTCTGGATGCACAAGCTAAAGATGACAATGTCAGTACGACTTTGAATTGGGGAAATAATTCTGCAGCAACATATAGCGGGAAATTAGCAGCTGTTGCCAAATTTCTACGTACAAGTGGAGAAAAGTCATTATTGAAAGCTATGGTGGATGTGAAGCCTACTGATATTATTTTAAATGATACTCTTTGGAAGATACATCCTTCTCAGGTGGTGGTCGATTCCGGAAGAGTGGATGTGAATAACTTCTACTTTAGTCATCAGGATAGATATGTACGTATCAACGGCCGGCTTTCCGAGAATCCTGAAGATACTGTAAAGATTGATCTAAAGGATATAAATATGGGATATGTATTTGATATTGCAAGTATATCCGACGATGTAAATTTTGAGGGCGATGCAACAGGAATGGCTTATGCAAGCAGTGTGCTTAAAAAACCTATCATGAATACCCGTTTATTTATAAAGAATTTCTCACTCAACCATGGTCGTTTGGGTGAACTGTATATATATGGTGAGTGGGATAATGAAAATAGAGGTATCCGGTTGGATGCATCCATTCAGGATATATCCCCTTCTCCATCGCGTGTCACGGGTATTATTTATCCGTTGAAACCCGAGAGCGGACTTGATTTAAATATTGAAGCAAATGAATTGAATCTGAAATTCCTCGAATATTATATGAAATCTATTGCCAATGATATTAAAGGGCGAGGAACAGGAAAGGTACATTTCTATGGAAAATTTAAAGGATTGAACCTAGATGGTGCGGTTATGACAGACGCATCCATGAATTTTGATATTTTAAATACGCATTTTGCGGTAAAAGACACGATTCATCTGGCTCCTACCGGATTGACATTCAATAATATACATATCTCTGATATGGAAGGACATTCGGGGAGAATGAATGGATATTTGCATTTCCGGCATTTTAAGAACTTAAACTATCGTTTTGAGATACAGGCAAATAATATGCTTGTGATGAACACAAAAGAATCGACAGATATGCCTTTCTATGGTACGGTATATGGTACCGGAAATGCATTGCTCTCAGGAAACGCCATACAGGGCCTTGATGTAAATATGGCCATGACTACAAATCGAAATACTACCTTTACTTATATTAATGGTAGTGTAGCATCGGCTGCCAGCAATCAGTTTATCAAATTTGTAGATAAAACACCTCGTCGTACTATTCAGGATTCTGTTCAAGTAATCTCCTATTACGAACAAATACAACAAAAACGTCAAGAGGAGGAAAAGGAACAGAAAACAGATATCCGTTTGAATATTCTGGTAGATGCAACTCCCGATGCTACCATGCGAATAATCATGGACCCTATTGCCGGAGATTATATCAGTGGAAAAGGTACGGGAAATATCCGGACGGAATTTTACAATAAGGGAGATGTGAAGATGTTCGGTAATTACCGAATCAATCAAGGAGTATATAAATTTAGTTTGCAGGAAGTGATCCGTAAAGACTTTATTATCAAGGATGGAAGTACAATAACGTTCAATGGTGCACCTTTGGATGCTAATATGGACATACAAGCTTCATATACAGTAAATTCTGCCTCTTTGAATGATTTGATACCGGATGCTTCAGCTATTATACAACAGCCCAATGTGCGTGTAAATTGTATCATGAATCTAAGTGGTATGCTGGTACGTCCGACTATCAAACTAGGTATAGAGCTTCCAAATGAAAGGGACGAAATACAAACATTGGTGCGTAATTATATCAGTACGGAAGAGCAGATGAATATGCAGATTCTTTACCTGCTGGGTATTGGTAAGTTCTATACGGAAGATGCCCGTAATAATAATCAGAATTCTAATGTGATGTCATCGGTGCTTTCATCTACTCTCTCCGGTCAGTTGAACAATGCACTTTCACAGGTCTTTGAAACGAATAACTGGAATATCGGAACGAATTTGAGTACGGGTGATAAGGGCTGGACGGATATGGAAGTAGAAGGTATTTTGTCGGGACAATTATTGAATAATCGTTTATTGATAAACGGAAACTTCGGTTATCGAGATAATCCGATGGCTAATACTAACTTTGTAGGAGACTTTGAAGCAGAGTGGCTGATTACTCGTTCGGGAGATATCCGTCTGAAGGCCTATAATGAAACGAATGACCGTTATTACACAAAAACAAATTTGACTACGCAAGGGGTGGGTATTATGTATAAGAAGGATTTCAATAAGTGGAGTGATTTATATTTTTGGAATAAATGGCGGTTACGTAACAAGTGGAAACGGAAAGAAGCTGAAAAGGTGAAACCGCAGCAAACGGACAGCATCACTGATAAAACTGCTAAGTCGGCAGTGAAAAAAAAACGTGCGCAATAGTAGTAAACAATAATAAAGAGGGTGTGTCAAATTGAACTGTACGAATGTGTGTTCAAAATTACACACCTTCTTTATTATTTGTAAGAATTGCGTTTTAGTATCATGCATTTTAACTTATGAGAGGACTGTGCCGTTCTCGCCTATGTTTA containing:
- the tsaD gene encoding tRNA (adenosine(37)-N6)-threonylcarbamoyltransferase complex transferase subunit TsaD, with amino-acid sequence MSAIILGIESSCDDTSAAVIKDGYLLSNVVSSQAVHEAYGGVVPELASRAHQQNIVPVVHEALKRAGVTKEELSAVAFTRGPGLMGSLLVGVSFAKGFARSLSIPMIDVNHLTGHVLAHFIKVEGEAEKQPVFPFLCLLVSGGNSQIILVKAYNDMEILGQTIDDAAGEAIDKCSKVMGLGYPGGPIIDKLARQGNPKAFTFSKPHIPGLDYSFSGLKTSFLYSLRDWLKDDSDFIEHHKMDLAASLEATVVDILMDKLRKAAKEYKINEIAVAGGVSANNGLRNAFREHAGKYNWNIFIPKFSYTTDNAAMIAITGYFKYLDKDFCSIDLPAYSRVTL
- a CDS encoding translocation/assembly module TamB domain-containing protein, with product MSVFVAKELSEVLNTKVVIGRINIGLLNRVIIDDVLLDDLSGQEMLKVTRLSAKFDIIPFLKGKISISSVQLFGFNINLRKETPDSPSNFKFVLDAFASKDTVKKEHSLDLRINSILIRRGRMSYHVLSEEETSGKFNAKHIQLQNIIANISLKALSKDSLNLGIKRLSFDEKSSGFSLKKMSLKLVANNKRTNIDNFTIELPETYLKLDTIHFEYDSLEAFDRFTEQVHFSFRTLPSQITLKDISPFFPILSHFKEPVTLDMKVKGTVDQLTCSHLEITADDRQFHLRGDVALQDLSCPQDAYVYGALSELSANTRGVGFLVRNLSHNYNGVPILLERLGNMNFQGEISGYFTDIVTYGRLQTSLGNVKTDLKLSSNKAKGLFAYSGAVKTVDFQLGKLLDNEELGEITFNLDVHGRHIADQLPTVELKGLIASIDYSRYRYENITLDGEYKQGGFNGKIALDDPNGSVYLNGNVNVASKVPTFNFLAVVNKVRPHDLNLTTKYPDAEFSLKLKANFTGGSVDEMIGEINVDSLEFTAPDKVYFMKNMNIRATKQNGENQLRLTSEFLKASIEGKFKYYTLPASILNIMRKYVPSLILPPKKPIATHNNFLFNIHIYNTDILSTIFDIPLTVYTHSTLKGYFNDALQRLRVEGYFPRLQYKNNFIESGMILCENPADHIRALVRLTNLKKKGAVNLSLDAQAKDDNVSTTLNWGNNSAATYSGKLAAVAKFLRTSGEKSLLKAMVDVKPTDIILNDTLWKIHPSQVVVDSGRVDVNNFYFSHQDRYVRINGRLSENPEDTVKIDLKDINMGYVFDIASISDDVNFEGDATGMAYASSVLKKPIMNTRLFIKNFSLNHGRLGELYIYGEWDNENRGIRLDASIQDISPSPSRVTGIIYPLKPESGLDLNIEANELNLKFLEYYMKSIANDIKGRGTGKVHFYGKFKGLNLDGAVMTDASMNFDILNTHFAVKDTIHLAPTGLTFNNIHISDMEGHSGRMNGYLHFRHFKNLNYRFEIQANNMLVMNTKESTDMPFYGTVYGTGNALLSGNAIQGLDVNMAMTTNRNTTFTYINGSVASAASNQFIKFVDKTPRRTIQDSVQVISYYEQIQQKRQEEEKEQKTDIRLNILVDATPDATMRIIMDPIAGDYISGKGTGNIRTEFYNKGDVKMFGNYRINQGVYKFSLQEVIRKDFIIKDGSTITFNGAPLDANMDIQASYTVNSASLNDLIPDASAIIQQPNVRVNCIMNLSGMLVRPTIKLGIELPNERDEIQTLVRNYISTEEQMNMQILYLLGIGKFYTEDARNNNQNSNVMSSVLSSTLSGQLNNALSQVFETNNWNIGTNLSTGDKGWTDMEVEGILSGQLLNNRLLINGNFGYRDNPMANTNFVGDFEAEWLITRSGDIRLKAYNETNDRYYTKTNLTTQGVGIMYKKDFNKWSDLYFWNKWRLRNKWKRKEAEKVKPQQTDSITDKTAKSAVKKKRAQ